The sequence CAAAACCATTTAACATTTTGGAAGTGAAAGCAAGAATCAAAGCCATTATGAGAAGAACCGGAAGAAAAGAAGAAAAAACGGTAGAAAGTAATGTTTTGGTCAAACATGATATGAAGATCGACTGTGAGAGCAGAAGAGTGTTTATTCAGGAGCGAGAGATCAATCTGACAGCGAAAGAATTTGATCTTTTGGAACTGCTCGCAAAGAATCCGGATAAAGTATACAGCAGAGAAAAGCTGTTGAATCTGGTATGGGGATATGAGTACCCGGGAGACGCAAGAACGGTAGATGTACATATCAGACGTTTGAGAGAAAAAATAGAGAAACATCCAAGTGATCCGAAATATGTATATACGAAGTGGGGAGTTGGTTACTATTTTAGGGGTTAAATGGCAGATTAAAAGTAAACTTATTAAAAGTCTGCGTTCCAGACTTGTTCTGCTCATTATGATTACCAGTATACTTCCGTGTATCGTATTGAAAGAGACGCTTTTGAAGCAGTATGAGGAGAATGCGGTTTCACTAAAAAGTGCTGAAGTACAGAATCAGGGAACGATTCTGTGTAATCAGTTGAGCAGTTCTAATTACTTGGAAGGAACTGCTTCAGAGGCAATCAACTCAGAGATTTTGCAGTTGTCGAATATTTATAATGGGCGAGTGATGGTGATTGACTCAGAATATCGCATTGTGAAGGACACTTTCGGAACAGAAGAAGGAAAGACGATCATCTCCTCTGATGTTGTTCAGTGTTTTGACGGGAAATCGACGAACCATTATGATGCGAAGGAGCGTTATATTGAGGTGACGTCCCCTATTATGGCGGGAAGCGGTAAAGAGATTATCGGAGTTGTTCTCATTAGCATCTCTGCGGATAGTATTTTGGATACATTGGAGATGCTGGAATCAAATGCCAATATTATTTTAGGGATGACAGTATTACTTTTGGTTGTCATAGTATCGTTTCTTTCTAATAAGATGGTCAAACCGTTTGCGAGAATCACTCAGGCGATTGAGGATGTGACAGAAGGGTATGACAATGACTATCTGAAAGAGAATGCCTATACGGAAACGAAACAGATTTCTGATGCGTTTAACAAGATGTTGGGACGTTTGAAGGTATTGGATGACTCTAGACAGGAGTTTGTATCCAATGTGTCGCATGAATTGAAGACGCCGCTTACGTCTATGAAAGTACTTGCAGATTCACTTCTTGCACAGGAGGATGTGCCGGTGGAACTATATCAGGAATTTATGGGAGATATTACAGAGGAGATTGAGCGTGAGAACAAGATTATCAACGATTTACTCTCTCTTGTAAAGATGGATAAGACAGCCTCTGATCTGAATGTAAAACCGGAGAATATTAACGAGTTGGTAGAACGGATATTGAAGCGGGTGCGCCCGATTGCGGCAGTGCGCAATATAGAAGTTGTGTTTGAAAGTTTTCGACCGGTAACAGCAGAAGTCGATGAAGTAAAGCTTTCTCTTGCTATATCGAATTTAGTGGAGAATGCAATCAAGTACAATAAAGAAGATGGGTGGGTACATGTGTCACTCAACGCGGATCACAAATATTTTTATGTGAAGGTTGCAGATTCTGGAATTGGAATACCGGAGGAGTCGATTGAACATATTTTTGAGAGATTTTATCGTGTGGATAAATCGCACTCTAGAGAGATTGGCGGAACAGGGCTTGGATTGGCGATTGCGAGAAATGCGATCGTCATGCACCGTGGAGCTGTGAAGGTATACAGTGAAGAGGGGACAGGAACAACCTTTACCGTGCGTGTTCCACTGAACTATATTGTGTAAATGCAGGCGGAGAAAAGGGGAATGACATGAAAAAAAGAATATATGCAGCGGTGTTGTTTCTGTGCATGATACTTGCAAGTGGCTGTACGTCAGGGAAACATATGGAAGATGCGGGAATGTATATTTACTATCTGAATACCGATGATGATGCGTTGGAAAAGCAAGAGTATGAAAACAACTCGGAGAAAGCGGAGACTGTCGTGAAAGATATGCTTAAGGAGCTTAAAAAAGCGCCGGAGTCGATTGAGATGAAGTCGGTATTCCCAAAAGAAGTCAAGGTGGAATCATTCGAGATCAAAGACAATTGTCTGGAATTGCATTTTAATAAAGCATATGAAAAAATGAAAAAGTCAAGGGAAGTACTTTGCAGGGCGGCAGTTGTGCAGACGCTTGTTCAGGTTGATGGCATTGATTTTGTATCTTTTTATGTTGGTGATGACGTGCTGAAAGATCGAGAAGGTATACCGATTGGATTGATGAGTGCGGATGATTTTGTACAAAATACAGGATCTTCTTTGAACAGTTATCAAGTGACGTCGCTGAATCTTTATTTTTCAAACGAGGATGGAACAAAACTTGTGAGTGAAAAGATTAATGACGTGCATTACAGCAGCAATACCTCTATCGAAAAATTGATTGTGGAACAATTGATGCGGGGGCCGGCATCCAGCAAGGCGCAGGCGACGATCCCGAAGGACACAAAGCTGCTGGGAGTATCTGTAAAAGATGGCATTTGCTATGTGAATCTGGATTCCACATTTTTGACGGAAGGTTATAATCAGAAGCCGGAGGTGGCAATTTACTCGACTGTAAATTCCATTATCGAAAGTGGGAATGCGAGCCGTGTACAGATATTGGTCAACGGTGCAAGTGATGTGACGTATAAGGGAAGTATCCAATTGGATCGTCCCTTGGAATGGAATTCAGAATTAATCGAGGAGAAAAAAGAAGAATGAAAAAAAGACCATTATGTTATGTGTGTCTGGTCTTTTTACTGATAAAAAGCGTGCTCCTGCTTCTGACAGGCGGGCAGTCGGGAGGACTGTCTGCCGATTCTATTTTTCAGGAAGAGAAAGAAAAAGAAGTCATCTTGCAGGGGCAGGTATATCAAAAGACGAGCACATCAAAGATGCAGATCTTGTATCTAAAAAACAATTCTATAAACAGTCAAAATGAATCATTTTATGAATCCAAGATAATAGTATATGATAAGACATTTCAAAATATTGCGATTGGGAAAACGGTCAAATTGCGTGGGAAAGCCAATGTGTTTGAAACGGCACACAATCCGGGGAATTTTGACCAAAGGCAATATTATGCAAAACAAAATATTTATGGCATGGTCTGGGGTGAACAGATTATGGAAGTGAGTGGAAAGACTAATCGACTTATGAATTCTCTTTACGGTCTGAAGCAGGCATGGAAGGAGAAGCTGACAGAGACGATGGGTGAAAAAAATGGCGCTGTTTTAAGTGCGATTTTATTGAGTGAGAAGAAGGAGATGGATGCAGAGATCAAGGAGCTGTATCAGAAAAATGGGATAGGACATGTTTTGGCAATTTCAGGACTTCATATATCTTTTATTGGACTGAGTGTGTATCAGATTTTTCGAAAAGTCGGAAGTCCTTATTTTGTTGCCGGGATCGGATCTGGTATACTGCTTTTTCTGTATGTCTTAATGATCGGTTTATCTGTGTCAGTGATACGTGCTGCGATTATGCTTTTACTTCGCATTGGTGCAGATATGACAGGAAGAGTCTATGATATGGCTACTGGATTATTCTTCGCAGGGGCAGTGACTGTTCTTTGGCAGCCATTATACCTTGCAGACGCCGGATTTTTACTCTCATACGGAGCGATACTTGGGATCTTAACCATTCTTCCTGCAATAGAAAAACTGTTCCCGTGCAAATATCAGATTGTGAAAGGGATGTATGCGAGCATAGGCATTAATCTAATGCTGTTTCCGGTGCTTTTGTACTTTTATTTTGAATTTCCACTATATTCACTTTTATTGAATATAGCAGTGATACCGATGATGTCGTGGGTTCTGGGACTTGGACTTATCGGCAGCTTGTTTTTGCCAATCTGTCAGCCGATAGGTATGGTTTTGGTAAAAGTGTGTGGAATATTTTTGGAACTGTTTGAGTGGATGAGTCGATCCGCAGGACGATTGCCGGGGGCGAGAATGGTGTTTGGACAGCCGGCGTGGTGGCAGATCAGTGCTTACTATCTTTTCGTATTTGGGAGTGTTATTCTTGTGTTGAAATGTAACAAAAAAGAATTGTTTCGGTTTCTTAGAAGGAGTGTGTGGTGTGTGTTTCCAATGATTCTGTTTTGGTTTTCCATCGGTCATGGGACAGGAGGAAAGCTTTTCGTGACGGTAATTGATGTGGGACAGGGAGACGGTATTCTGCTTCGAGGACCGAAAAATGGAACTTACCTGATTGACGGGGGAAGCAGTGATGTCAAAGAAGTAGGGAAATATCGGATAGAACCTTTTTTGAAATCACAGGGGATTGGAACTTTAGACTATGTCCTGATCTCGCATGGAGACAGTGATCATTACAGTGGCGTTGAGGAGATGATCACAAGACAGGATGTCGGGGTAAGAATCAAAAACCTTGTGCTTCCGGCAACTTATCAACAAGATGAGGCGTTAACAAAACTCTCAGCACTTGCAAAAAAAGCTGGAATAAGGGTGTTGGTAATTCGTCCCGGCATGAGACTCCAGGAAGGGGATCTTCAGGTGACCTGCATTCAACCAGAGGAGGAGTTCCCAGGGGAAATCGGAAATGCTTCCTCTATGGTACTTGATATCTGTTATCAGAAGTTTGGTATGCTTTGTACAGGTGATGTTGAGGAAAAAGGGGAGGAAATTTTGCTGGAGCAGGTGGAAAAAAAGGTGTATTCGGTGCTGAAAGTGGCACATCACGGGTCAAAAAATTCGACCAAGGAAGAGCTTTTAAAGATAATCCAGCCAAATATTTCGCTAATCTCGGCTGGGAAAGGAAACCGATACGGGCATCCGCATAAAGAGACACTGGAGAGACTGAACGCTATAGACAGTGCAGTTTATAGTACAATTGAAAATGGGGCGATCACATTGAAAAGTGATGGAAATACGCTTTCGATTGTCGGATTTCATTGACATTTCAGAAGCTTGCATTTAGACTAAGAGAAGATAAAGTAGATGGAGTGTAGTGAATATGAAAAGTCTGAATGAAGATTTGAAAACCGGACAATTGAAACAGATATATCTTTTGTATGGCGAAGAGGCATATTTAAAAAAACAGTATAAAGACAAGCTGCACTATGCGATTGTTCCACCGGATGATACGATGAATTACGCATACTATGAAGGAAAAGGAATTAACGCGAAAGAAGTCATTGATCTTGCTGAGACGCTGCCGTTTTTTGCAGAGCGCAGATTGATTATTTTGGCAAACAGCGGATTTTTTAAGAATGCGTCTCCGGAACTTTCGGATTATATCAAGGAACTTCCGGAGACCACTTCTATGATTTTTGTCGAGAGTGAGATCGATAAGCGAGGGAAGCTTTATAAGGCGGTAAAAGATAAAGGAAGGGTCGTGGAGCTCGGACGGCAGGATGAGTCGACACTTCTTCGGTGGATTGCGGGGAGTGTGAGGCGCGAGAATAAGCAGGTCACGGAGCAGGTAATTCGGTTCTTTTTGACAAAGGTTGGAACTGATATGGAGAATATCCAAAGGGAACTGGAAAAATTATTCTGCTATACATTGGACAAGTCGGAGATTACCGCACAGGATGTGGAAGAGATCTGTACGACACAGATTACAAATCAGATCTTTGATATGGTCAATGCAGTTGCAGAAAAGCAGCAGAGAAAGGCACTTGATTATTATTATGATCTAGTGGCGCTGAAAGAGCCGCCGATGCGAATTTTGTTCTTGTTGACCAGACAGTTTCGACTGCTTTTGGAAGTTAAGGACATGGACAAAAGAGGATATCCACGAAAAGAGATTGCATCAAAAGTGGGATTGCATCCATTTGTAGTGGGAAAATATCAGGAGCAGGCAAGGGCATTTTCAAGCAAGGCACTTCGTGAAATTATTGAAGACAGCGTGGATATGGAAGAGGCTGTCAAGACGGGGCGGCTGAGTGATATGCTTGGGGTAGAGCTGTTTATAATGAAGTATTCCGCAAAATAATGTTTTTATAGTGGAATCCCGTTTGAAATTACGTTATAATAAAAAATTGTGAGAAAGTAATAGTTGGAGGAATAACAGTGGCAGGAATAGATCAGAGTAAAATACGAAATTTTTGTATTATTGCGCATATTGACCATGGAAAGTCAACATTGGCAGACCGGATCATTGAGAAGACCGGATTATTGACAAGCCGTGAGATGCAGTCTCAGGTGCTTGATAACATGGAATTGGAACGCGAGCGTGGAATTACGATCAAAGCGCAGACGGTTCGTATTGTATATAAGGCAAAAGATGGTGAAGAATATATATTTAATTTAATTGATACTCCGGGGCATGTGGATTTCAATTATGAAGTTTCCCGAAGCCTTGCGGCGTGTGACGGGGCGATTCTTGTCGTGGATGCGGCACAGGGAGTAGAGGCGCAGACATTGGCAAATGTATATCTGGCATTGGATCATGATTTGGATGTTGTGCCGGTGATTAATAAGATCGACCTTCCAAGTGCGGATCCGGAACGGGTGATAGAAGAGATTGAGGATGTCATCGGAATCGAGGCGGAAGATGCACCGCGTATTTCTGCAAAAACAGGACTGAATATCGAAGATGTACTAGAGCAGATCGTGGCAAAGATTCCGGCGCCGACAGGAGATCCGAAAGCTCCGCTTCAGGCGTTGATTTTTGATTCTCTGTATGATTCCTATAAGGGAGTGATTGTGTTTTGCCGTATCAAAGAAGGAACGGTGAAAAAAGGGACATCGATTCAGATGATGGCGACAGGAGCGAAGGCAGAAGTCGTGGAAGTTGGATATTTTGGGGCGGGGCAGTTCATTCCTTGCGAGGAATTAAGTGCGGGAATGGTTGGATATATTACCGCCAGTTTGAAAAATGTGAAAGATACTCGTGTTGGTGATACCGTGACAGATGCGAACAGACCTTGCAAAGAACCACTTCCGGGATATAAAAAGGTGCAGCCGATGGTATACTGCGGACTCTATCCGGCAGATGGGGCGAAATATCAGGATTTGAGAGATGCGCTGGAAAAACTGCAGCTCAATGACGCCGCACTTCAGTTTGAGCCGGAGACATCGATTGCACTTGGATTTGGTTTCCGATGTGGTTTTTTAGGATTGTTGCATTTGGAAATTATTCAGGAGCGTTTGGAGAGAGAGTACAATCTGGATCTTGTGACAACCGCTCCGGGCGTTATTTACAAAGTTTATAAGACAAATGGAGAAGTGATTGAACTGACAAATCCGTCGAATCTTCCGGATCCGGCTGAAATCGATTATATGGAAGAGCCGGTTGTGAAAGCTGAGATTATGGTTACGTCTGAATTTATCGGAGCGATCATGGATCTTTGCCAGGAACGTCGAGGGATTTATCAGGGAATGGAGTATATCGAAGAGACAAGAGCAGTGCTTCGCTATATTCTTCCTTTGAATGAGATTATTTATGATTTCTTCGATGCGTTAAAATCGCGTTCTAGAGGATATGCGTCATTTGACTATGAGATGGCAGGATATGAACGGTCAGAACTTGTGAAATTGGATATTCTTATTAATAAAGAAGAAGTCGATGCATTATCTTTTATTGTCCATAGTGGGACTGCATACGAACGTGGACGTAAGATGTGTGAAAAATTAAAAGAAGAGATTCCAAGACAGCTGTTTGAGATTCCGATTCAGGCGGCAATCGGAAGCAAAGTCATCGCGCGGGAGACAGTGAAGGCGATGCGAAAAGACGTGCTGGCAAAATGCTACGGTGGTGATATTTCCCGTAAGAGAAAGCTTTTGGAAAAGCAAAAAGAAGGGAAGAAGAGAATGCGTCAGGTTGGAAACGTAGAGATTCCGCAGAAAGCATTCATGAGCGTGTTGAAACTAGATGATAAATAGTAATTGGGGACGTAGTAAAATTGAATTTTACTACGTCCCCAATTAAATGTGACCCTGTCCCTTTTTGGAGGTGGATAATGAAAAACGAACTGGAATTATATCTTCATATTCCGTTTTGTGTAAGGAAATGTGCCTACTGTGATTTCCTTTCAAGCCCGGAAAATGGGGAAACAATAGAAAATTATGTGGAGGCACTGATAAGAGAGATCAAAGCTTACCAAGCCCTGTCCCTAAATGACATAGTAGTGACTATTTTTTTGGGCGGAGGTACGCCGTCTGTTTTAGAAGGAAATCAAATGGAGCGAATTTTTGAGGCGTTACATGAGGTGTTTGAGATTGCAGAAGATGCAGAGATTACAGTGGAGGCAAATCCTGGAACCGTGACACAAGAGAAGCTGTCTGCCTATCGAAAACTTGGTATCAATCGTATCAGTTTTGGTTTACAGTCGGCAGACAATGGAGAATTGAAGCTACTTGGAAGAATCCATACATATGAGCAATTTTTGGAAAGCTATGAGATGGCAAGAACGGCAGGATTCACGAATATCAACATAGATTTGATTTCGGCAATTCCAAAGCAGACAGTAAGAAGCTGGGAAGAGACACTAAAGCGAATTATACGCCTCAAGCCGGAACATATTTCGGCATATAGTTTGATTATTGAAGAGGGCACGTCATTCGCAAAACTGTATGGAGAAGGCAGCCCACTGGAGCGAGATCTTCCAAGTGAGGAGGAAGAGCGTCTCATGTATGAAAAGACCGAAGAAATATTAGGCGAAAATGGATATCATCGTTATGAGATTTCCAATTATGCAAAAGAGGGAATGGAATGTCGGCATAATTTAGGATACTGGGAACGGAAAAATTATCTAGGACTCGGACTTGGAGCGTCGTCTTTATTAGATAACAGACGTTATAGTAATACTGAGAATCTAAGAGAATATACAGAGTGTGCAGGACAGCCAGAGAAGATCAGAAAAAACACAGAGCATCTGACGGAGGAAGAGCAGATGGAAGAATTTATTTTTTTAGGACTTCGGAAGATGAATGGCATTTCAGAACAGGCTTTTTGGAATTGTTTCCAAAAAACAATTTGGGACTGCTACGGAGAAAATATCAGGAAAGTCATGGAAAAAGGTTTGTTAAAGCAACGGGAAGGCTGTTTAAGTCTGACAAAAAAAGGAATCGATGTGAGTAACTATGTATTTGCAGAAATACTATATCAATAAAAATGCTGATTACATGAGGGAGGAAGCAAAAAATGACATACGAAGAATTATTAGAAAACGCAAGACCAGAGATGGGAAAATATTGTAAGGCATGTCCGGTATGTAACGGGAAGGCGTGTGGGAACCAGATGCCGGGACCGGGAGCAAAAGGTGTGGGAGATACGGCAATTCGCAATTAT comes from Coprococcus phoceensis and encodes:
- the hemW gene encoding radical SAM family heme chaperone HemW, translated to MKNELELYLHIPFCVRKCAYCDFLSSPENGETIENYVEALIREIKAYQALSLNDIVVTIFLGGGTPSVLEGNQMERIFEALHEVFEIAEDAEITVEANPGTVTQEKLSAYRKLGINRISFGLQSADNGELKLLGRIHTYEQFLESYEMARTAGFTNINIDLISAIPKQTVRSWEETLKRIIRLKPEHISAYSLIIEEGTSFAKLYGEGSPLERDLPSEEEERLMYEKTEEILGENGYHRYEISNYAKEGMECRHNLGYWERKNYLGLGLGASSLLDNRRYSNTENLREYTECAGQPEKIRKNTEHLTEEEQMEEFIFLGLRKMNGISEQAFWNCFQKTIWDCYGENIRKVMEKGLLKQREGCLSLTKKGIDVSNYVFAEILYQ
- a CDS encoding GerMN domain-containing protein; translation: MKKRIYAAVLFLCMILASGCTSGKHMEDAGMYIYYLNTDDDALEKQEYENNSEKAETVVKDMLKELKKAPESIEMKSVFPKEVKVESFEIKDNCLELHFNKAYEKMKKSREVLCRAAVVQTLVQVDGIDFVSFYVGDDVLKDREGIPIGLMSADDFVQNTGSSLNSYQVTSLNLYFSNEDGTKLVSEKINDVHYSSNTSIEKLIVEQLMRGPASSKAQATIPKDTKLLGVSVKDGICYVNLDSTFLTEGYNQKPEVAIYSTVNSIIESGNASRVQILVNGASDVTYKGSIQLDRPLEWNSELIEEKKEE
- a CDS encoding response regulator transcription factor, whose protein sequence is MGKRVLVVDDEKLIVKGIRFSLMQDGMEVDCAYDGEEALELAKNNEYDLLLLDVMLPKMDGFAVCQQIRDFSDVPIVMLTAKGDDMDKILGLEYGADDYITKPFNILEVKARIKAIMRRTGRKEEKTVESNVLVKHDMKIDCESRRVFIQEREINLTAKEFDLLELLAKNPDKVYSREKLLNLVWGYEYPGDARTVDVHIRRLREKIEKHPSDPKYVYTKWGVGYYFRG
- a CDS encoding sensor histidine kinase — translated: MYIRSGELVTILGVKWQIKSKLIKSLRSRLVLLIMITSILPCIVLKETLLKQYEENAVSLKSAEVQNQGTILCNQLSSSNYLEGTASEAINSEILQLSNIYNGRVMVIDSEYRIVKDTFGTEEGKTIISSDVVQCFDGKSTNHYDAKERYIEVTSPIMAGSGKEIIGVVLISISADSILDTLEMLESNANIILGMTVLLLVVIVSFLSNKMVKPFARITQAIEDVTEGYDNDYLKENAYTETKQISDAFNKMLGRLKVLDDSRQEFVSNVSHELKTPLTSMKVLADSLLAQEDVPVELYQEFMGDITEEIERENKIINDLLSLVKMDKTASDLNVKPENINELVERILKRVRPIAAVRNIEVVFESFRPVTAEVDEVKLSLAISNLVENAIKYNKEDGWVHVSLNADHKYFYVKVADSGIGIPEESIEHIFERFYRVDKSHSREIGGTGLGLAIARNAIVMHRGAVKVYSEEGTGTTFTVRVPLNYIV
- the lepA gene encoding translation elongation factor 4; the protein is MAGIDQSKIRNFCIIAHIDHGKSTLADRIIEKTGLLTSREMQSQVLDNMELERERGITIKAQTVRIVYKAKDGEEYIFNLIDTPGHVDFNYEVSRSLAACDGAILVVDAAQGVEAQTLANVYLALDHDLDVVPVINKIDLPSADPERVIEEIEDVIGIEAEDAPRISAKTGLNIEDVLEQIVAKIPAPTGDPKAPLQALIFDSLYDSYKGVIVFCRIKEGTVKKGTSIQMMATGAKAEVVEVGYFGAGQFIPCEELSAGMVGYITASLKNVKDTRVGDTVTDANRPCKEPLPGYKKVQPMVYCGLYPADGAKYQDLRDALEKLQLNDAALQFEPETSIALGFGFRCGFLGLLHLEIIQERLEREYNLDLVTTAPGVIYKVYKTNGEVIELTNPSNLPDPAEIDYMEEPVVKAEIMVTSEFIGAIMDLCQERRGIYQGMEYIEETRAVLRYILPLNEIIYDFFDALKSRSRGYASFDYEMAGYERSELVKLDILINKEEVDALSFIVHSGTAYERGRKMCEKLKEEIPRQLFEIPIQAAIGSKVIARETVKAMRKDVLAKCYGGDISRKRKLLEKQKEGKKRMRQVGNVEIPQKAFMSVLKLDDK
- the holA gene encoding DNA polymerase III subunit delta — translated: MKSLNEDLKTGQLKQIYLLYGEEAYLKKQYKDKLHYAIVPPDDTMNYAYYEGKGINAKEVIDLAETLPFFAERRLIILANSGFFKNASPELSDYIKELPETTSMIFVESEIDKRGKLYKAVKDKGRVVELGRQDESTLLRWIAGSVRRENKQVTEQVIRFFLTKVGTDMENIQRELEKLFCYTLDKSEITAQDVEEICTTQITNQIFDMVNAVAEKQQRKALDYYYDLVALKEPPMRILFLLTRQFRLLLEVKDMDKRGYPRKEIASKVGLHPFVVGKYQEQARAFSSKALREIIEDSVDMEEAVKTGRLSDMLGVELFIMKYSAK
- a CDS encoding DNA internalization-related competence protein ComEC/Rec2 encodes the protein MKKRPLCYVCLVFLLIKSVLLLLTGGQSGGLSADSIFQEEKEKEVILQGQVYQKTSTSKMQILYLKNNSINSQNESFYESKIIVYDKTFQNIAIGKTVKLRGKANVFETAHNPGNFDQRQYYAKQNIYGMVWGEQIMEVSGKTNRLMNSLYGLKQAWKEKLTETMGEKNGAVLSAILLSEKKEMDAEIKELYQKNGIGHVLAISGLHISFIGLSVYQIFRKVGSPYFVAGIGSGILLFLYVLMIGLSVSVIRAAIMLLLRIGADMTGRVYDMATGLFFAGAVTVLWQPLYLADAGFLLSYGAILGILTILPAIEKLFPCKYQIVKGMYASIGINLMLFPVLLYFYFEFPLYSLLLNIAVIPMMSWVLGLGLIGSLFLPICQPIGMVLVKVCGIFLELFEWMSRSAGRLPGARMVFGQPAWWQISAYYLFVFGSVILVLKCNKKELFRFLRRSVWCVFPMILFWFSIGHGTGGKLFVTVIDVGQGDGILLRGPKNGTYLIDGGSSDVKEVGKYRIEPFLKSQGIGTLDYVLISHGDSDHYSGVEEMITRQDVGVRIKNLVLPATYQQDEALTKLSALAKKAGIRVLVIRPGMRLQEGDLQVTCIQPEEEFPGEIGNASSMVLDICYQKFGMLCTGDVEEKGEEILLEQVEKKVYSVLKVAHHGSKNSTKEELLKIIQPNISLISAGKGNRYGHPHKETLERLNAIDSAVYSTIENGAITLKSDGNTLSIVGFH